One stretch of Dissulfurimicrobium hydrothermale DNA includes these proteins:
- a CDS encoding YVTN family beta-propeller repeat protein, with translation MIKKSISCLVMGNFYLTLFIYAILNGVAYAGPLAYITNFDQDSVYVIDTTTNTVISEIGVGRWPFGIAITSDGSRAYVTNNLDNTVSVIDIAQNKVIANIKVGNEPMGIVVTPDNAKVYVVNHDDSDINASDVSVIDTSTNSVIKKITVDYGPWGAAITPDGSKVYVTNNMANTVSVIDTTTNNVIKTISVGNGPHGIVISPDGTKAYVANSGSASVSVIDINSNMVSATIPVGNIPYGLAVTPDGYKVYVTNNADNTVSAIDTITDTVFYIIPVGSGPVGIAFTPDGSTAYVVNNGDNSISVIPLATNIVSTTIQVGKQPIAFGNFIMGKPSLIINAHAQRNDKNEVTLTNPVNLEYEIKNSMPGDELFLILYAPQLGINWSYLNSQAQWIPLPNDLSQVTPFGYTTANGIFSLYKGDLPPGDYILYMGFDSNKNGFLDNSVVYDGITIHVQ, from the coding sequence ATGATTAAAAAGAGTATATCTTGCCTAGTGATGGGCAATTTTTACCTGACTCTTTTCATTTATGCCATCTTAAACGGAGTGGCCTACGCCGGTCCATTGGCCTATATAACAAATTTCGATCAAGATTCAGTCTATGTCATAGATACTACAACTAATACAGTTATAAGTGAGATAGGGGTTGGCAGATGGCCTTTTGGCATAGCTATCACATCAGATGGATCAAGAGCATATGTAACAAACAATCTTGATAATACAGTTTCTGTCATAGACATAGCACAAAATAAAGTTATTGCCAATATTAAAGTAGGCAATGAACCGATGGGAATAGTTGTAACCCCAGATAATGCAAAAGTATATGTAGTAAATCACGATGATTCTGATATTAATGCAAGCGATGTATCGGTTATAGATACATCAACAAATTCAGTTATTAAAAAAATCACCGTAGATTATGGACCATGGGGCGCCGCAATTACTCCTGATGGATCAAAAGTTTATGTAACAAATAATATGGCCAATACAGTTTCAGTAATAGATACAACTACTAATAATGTCATTAAAACAATATCAGTAGGCAACGGACCTCATGGTATAGTAATATCACCAGATGGAACAAAGGCTTATGTAGCTAATAGTGGAAGTGCAAGTGTATCAGTAATTGATATAAATTCAAACATGGTTTCAGCAACTATACCAGTAGGTAATATACCTTATGGTTTAGCAGTTACGCCAGATGGTTATAAAGTCTATGTAACAAATAATGCAGATAATACAGTTTCGGCTATCGATACAATTACAGATACAGTCTTTTATATAATCCCAGTAGGAAGTGGACCAGTTGGTATAGCCTTTACACCTGATGGTTCAACTGCCTACGTAGTTAATAATGGCGATAACAGCATATCTGTCATACCACTGGCCACAAATATAGTTTCTACTACTATCCAAGTTGGAAAACAACCTATAGCCTTTGGAAATTTTATAATGGGTAAACCATCACTTATCATAAATGCACATGCTCAACGTAATGATAAAAATGAAGTAACCCTTACTAATCCTGTCAATTTAGAGTATGAAATAAAAAACAGCATGCCAGGAGATGAACTATTTCTTATTTTATATGCCCCACAACTCGGGATAAACTGGTCATACCTCAATAGCCAGGCACAGTGGATTCCTTTGCCTAACGATCTAAGTCAAGTTACTCCATTTGGCTATACAACAGCCAACGGCATATTTTCGCTATATAAAGGCGACCTCCCTCCAGGCGACTATATCCTTTATATGGGATTCGATTCAAATAAAAATGGTTTTCTCGACAACAGCGTTGTATATGACGGCATAACAATCCATGTCCAGTGA
- a CDS encoding LOG family protein, which translates to MSEKIRKKPFPSAQEDLKAAELFVESPQTLSPSYRLAYMDRDFLVRDELRPIRLQLELMKPEIMFEEHGIEATVVVFGSTRIPDPAIAKKVMDEAFKEVEKDPQDPAAAQKLKIAARLVEKSSYYEEARRLAGIISEHCNNNEMCKIFVITGGGPGIMEAANRGAFEKNAKSIGLNIVLPHEQRPNNYITPELCFQFHYFAIRKMHFLMRARALVAFPGGFGTMDELFETLTLIQTKKIKPIPVLLFGKEFWEKAVGFDFLVEEGVISSEDLNIFQYVETAEEAWEIIKNALIF; encoded by the coding sequence TCCACAGACCCTGTCACCATCGTACAGGCTTGCCTATATGGATAGGGATTTCCTCGTTCGGGACGAACTGAGACCGATCCGTCTCCAGCTTGAGCTCATGAAACCCGAGATCATGTTTGAGGAACATGGCATTGAGGCGACGGTTGTGGTCTTCGGCAGTACAAGGATACCTGATCCGGCAATTGCAAAAAAGGTCATGGATGAGGCATTTAAGGAGGTAGAGAAAGATCCGCAGGATCCAGCCGCAGCCCAGAAGTTGAAGATAGCGGCAAGGCTTGTGGAAAAATCTTCCTACTATGAGGAGGCGCGTCGGCTTGCCGGCATAATTTCCGAACATTGTAACAACAATGAGATGTGTAAGATATTTGTGATAACCGGTGGCGGACCTGGGATCATGGAGGCTGCAAACCGCGGTGCATTTGAAAAAAATGCAAAAAGCATAGGGTTGAATATCGTGCTGCCGCATGAGCAGAGGCCTAACAACTATATTACGCCCGAGCTGTGTTTTCAGTTCCACTACTTTGCCATAAGAAAGATGCATTTTCTCATGCGCGCACGGGCCCTTGTGGCATTTCCGGGTGGATTTGGTACTATGGATGAGCTCTTTGAGACCTTGACCCTCATCCAGACCAAAAAGATAAAACCCATTCCGGTGTTGCTCTTTGGCAAGGAATTTTGGGAAAAGGCCGTAGGATTTGATTTTTTAGTGGAAGAAGGGGTTATTTCATCAGAGGATTTGAATATCTTCCAATATGTAGAGACAGCCGAGGAGGCCTGGGAAATAATCAAAAATGCGCTTATTTTTTGA